In Kryptolebias marmoratus isolate JLee-2015 linkage group LG4, ASM164957v2, whole genome shotgun sequence, the following proteins share a genomic window:
- the LOC108250416 gene encoding uncharacterized protein LOC108250416 encodes MAEKNQKTYDVFSSPVGRGRGLLSPEKAFDNDTPGATSKMQFALDDGRDRHEPLHSTPTDSSECSTTHQLRELIGELGSQIGKSIASRLLACQPALSSQAPPNKPPRAETFTATADTSRISLIVRPDIKDPSMFRGDGTDKYSIHEWIDTVEVYLQKRDLPPCEQAEEVLNHLCGKAKSIVKVGLKSSSTSNTPVAPETIYNILRRYFSDTPGSCLPLADFYTTQPKAKETPVDYWIRLNTAAEVADRHLKCQGGKMDNMDSEIAIMFVRNCPDPNLASVFKCKPTSKWSLADVQAAIDEHQREYQAKKTTTALPNAHALRVAAAVTVSEPLENNAEYTNMNTAKLSEPAKPSTAVVSESNALERVLSMLERVLERTNQPGPSAVRPEAAPFSHGSPCRVCRQTSHSTRTHCMREKRCLECLETGHQRKDCPKGSSNQPGNTLLHQGN; translated from the coding sequence ATGGcagagaaaaatcagaaaacatatGATGTATTTTCATCCCCTGTTGGAAGAGGAAGAGGTTTACTTAGCCCAGAGAAAGCCTTTGATAATGACACTCCGGGAGCTACCTCCAAAATGCAGTTTGCATTGGATGATGGTAGAGACAGACATGAACCATTGCATTCAACACCCACTGATTCCAGTGAGTGCAGCACTACACATCAGTTACGAGAACTTATTGGGGAATTAGGAAGTCAAATCGGCAAATCCATAGCTAGCCGCCTCTTAGCCTGCCAGCCAGCTCTTAGCTCACAGGCTCCTCCCAATAAACCACCTAGAGCTGAAACATTCACAGCAACTGCTGACACCTCCAGAATAAGTCTAATAGTCAGACCTGATATTAAAGACCCATCCATGTTTCGTGGTGATGGCACGGACAAGTACTCCATTCATGAGTGGATAGACACGGTTGAAGTGTACTTACAGAAACGAGACCTCCCACCTTGTGAACAAGCGGAGGAAGTGCTAAACCATCTCTGTGGCAAAGCTAAAAGTATTGTCAAAGTGGGCCTGAAGAGTAGCTCAACCAGCAACACCCCAGTAGCACCAGAGACAATATACAACATTCTGAGGCGCTACTTCAGTGATACCCCCGGCTCATGTCTACCTTTGGCCGATTTCTACACCACCCAGCCGAAAGCTAAAGAAACGCCTGTAGACTATTGGATCAGATTAAACACTGCTGCAGAAGTGGCAGACAGGCATCTAAAGTGCCAGGGAGGTAAAATGGACAACATGGACTCAGAAATAGCCATTATGTTTGTCAGGAATTGTCCAGACCCCAATCTTGctagtgtttttaaatgtaagccTACAAGCAAATGGTCCCTGGCTGATGTGCAAGCAGCCATTGACGAGCATCAAAGGGAATAccaagctaaaaaaacaaccacagctcTGCCCAATGCACATGCTCTCCGTGTAGCTGCCGCTGTAACAGTCAGTGAACCCCTAGAAAATAACGCAGAGTACACCAATATGAACACAGCCAAGCTATCTGAACCTGCTAAACCAAGTACAGCTGTTGTTTCAGAGTCAAATGCTTTGGAGAGAGTACTTAGCATGCTAGAAAGAGTACTAGAGCGTACAAACCAGCCTGGTCCTTCTGCTGTTCGTCCAGAAGCTGCTCCATTCAGCCATGGTTCCCCCTGCAGGGTCTGCAGACAGACCTCGCATTCCACACGTACCCATTGTATGCGGGAGAAGAGATGTCTGGAATGTTTAGAGACTGGGCATCAAAGAAAGGACTGTCCTAAGGGGTCTTCAAATCAACCAGGCAACACTTTACTGCATCAGGGAAACTAA